In one Nitrospiria bacterium genomic region, the following are encoded:
- a CDS encoding PAS domain-containing protein has translation MTIPTYFIVKALRDHTEEGKPFDPVIRFVHKKGSLVWMICRGVALEDKNVKFSRMVGSHINITPLKEAENKFRGLLEVAPDAFVIVNNQGEPKNIYGPIPFRKDVFQLRQTRNRLHTYIRPVSGNLISFLAPMESAHSLLIRDLAFVGRCSCQVLRVPV, from the coding sequence ATGACCATTCCAACGTATTTCATCGTAAAAGCTTTGAGAGATCATACCGAAGAAGGAAAACCCTTTGATCCCGTAATCCGGTTTGTCCACAAAAAGGGTTCCTTGGTTTGGATGATTTGCCGGGGAGTTGCCTTAGAAGACAAAAATGTAAAATTTTCACGTATGGTTGGAAGCCATATTAATATCACACCTCTGAAAGAGGCGGAGAATAAATTTCGCGGATTATTGGAGGTGGCCCCAGACGCCTTTGTGATTGTCAATAACCAGGGAGAACCCAAGAACATATATGGACCCATCCCGTTTCGCAAGGATGTTTTTCAATTGAGGCAAACAAGGAACAGATTGCATACATATATCCGGCCTGTGAGTGGAAATCTGATTAGTTTCCTGGCCCCGATGGAATCCGCGCACTCTCTCCTCATCAGAGATTTGGCCTTTGTTGGCCGCTGTTCTTGTCAGGTTCTGAGAGTACCGGTCTGA